The Primulina tabacum isolate GXHZ01 chromosome 7, ASM2559414v2, whole genome shotgun sequence genome includes a window with the following:
- the LOC142551912 gene encoding ethylene-responsive transcription factor ERF017-like, translating into MVRSADQSEQPSLPHSERSCHSAAASSSSRKFKGVRRRKWGKYVSEIRLPNSRERIWLGSHDTAEKAARAFDAALFCLRGGKAKFNFPDNPPEIPNGGSLSPGSIQDAAARFAQSAHLDQPIAMTDNSDPKSDSLSSSDLYPQNVGSPSTSVSDGAAQLDNEFSEIPLDNGFLDHVLAVGSGNNVHDYGIFSGFDEFLIPHVDYYWPETNNNIPSSLWNF; encoded by the coding sequence ATGGTGAGATCTGCGGATCAAAGCGAACAGCCATCGCTGCCGCATTCGGAGAGGTCCTGCCACTCGGCGGCTGCCTCGTCTTCCTCGCGGAAGTTCAAAGGAGTGAGGAGGCGTAAATGGGGTAAATATGTGTCGGAGATCCGGCTGCCAAACAGCAGGGAGAGGATTTGGTTGGGTTCACACGACACGGCTGAAAAGGCAGCGCGTGCTTTCGACGCCGCTCTTTTCTGCCTCCGGGGCGGGAAAGCGAAGTTCAATTTCCCGGATAATCCACCGGAGATACCCAATGGCGGGTCCCTGTCGCCGGGGTCAATCCAGGACGCGGCGGCGCGTTTCGCGCAGTCGGCCCATTTGGATCAACCAATCGCAATGACCGATAATTCGGATCCGAAGTCGGATTCTTTGTCGTCTTCGGATTTGTATCCTCAGAATGTGGGCTCGCCGTCCACGTCGGTGTCTGATGGGGCGGCACAGCTGGACAATGAATTCTCGGAAATACCCCTTGACAATGGTTTTCTGGACCACGTTTTGGCCGTGGGCAGCGGAAATAACGTGCACGATTACGGCATATTTTCGGGATTTGACGAATTTTTAATTCCCCACGTGGATTATTATTGGCcggaaactaataataatattccTTCTTCACTTTGGAATTTttag
- the LOC142551913 gene encoding mediator of RNA polymerase II transcription subunit 7a-like — protein sequence MATATYPPPAPFYKLYEKYCEDPDSAPSPPPSIQGTYVLYGANYTTDDVLPGLEEQGVRQLYPKGPNIDFKKELKSLNRELQLHLLELADVLVERPSQYARRVEDISLIFKNLHHLLNSLRPHQARATIIHILEQQIERRKQAVEDISRRREEAQRLLKEAIGTLDGQ from the exons ATGGCAACTGCGACTTATCCACCGCCGGCGCCGTTCTACAAACTGTACGAAAAATACTGTGAAGACCCCGACTCCGCCCCCTCCCCACCTCCTTCAATCCAGGGCACCTACGTTCTTTACGGCGCCAATTATACG ACAGATGATGTGCTTCCAGGTCTAGAAGAGCAAGGTGTTCGTCAGTTGTACCCAAAAGGGCCCAACATTG ACTTCAAAAAGGAGCTGAAATCACTCAACCGAGAATTACAACTTCATTTGTTGGAGCTTGCCGATGTTCTTGTGGAGCGGCCATCACAATATGCTAGGAGAGTGGAAGACATCTCTCTTATTTTCAAGAACTTGCATCACCTTCTAAATTCTCTGCGTCCACACCAG GCCAGAGCAACGATTATCCATATCCTAGAACAACAGATAGAACGTCGGAAACAAGCTGTGGAAGACATTAGTAG GAGAAGAGAAGAAGCACAGAGACTCCTAAAGGAGGCCATTGGAACCTTAGATGGACAATAG
- the LOC142551914 gene encoding protein TIFY 10A-like isoform X1 translates to MGSSEVVDSSGKRKNFSQTCSLLSQFLKEKGSFGELSLGLSQNSEHKVVPTGTMNLLPIIEKSDKNQALPNPDLNPSNLTSPSNMFHHLANGGRRETMKRSDISSGTKLVAESAPLTIFYAGQVIVFNDFPADKANEIMMLASKSSAAAAENHHFSTSSPPVTPQSPTGSATSFPNVVPSLAVQELAHRTPPPPKFSSDLPIARKNSLARFLEKRKARTTATEPYPARKPAAPSKAAQINEAWLRLGPQASIPSQIRHN, encoded by the exons ATGGGCTCGTCGGAAGTCGTGGATTCTTCGGGAAAGAGGAAGAATTTCTCTCAGACCTGTAGCTTGTTGAGTCAGTTCTTGAAGGAGAAGGGCAGCTTTGGGGAACTCAGTCTTGGGTTGTCTCAGAATTCGGAACATAAAG TGGTTCCAACAGGGACGATGAATTTGTTGCCGATTATTGAGAAATCGGATAAGAATCAGGCTCTTCCGAACCCTGATTTGAATCCCAGTAACCTTACCTCGCCGTCGAATATGTTCCACCACCTTGCCAACGGCGGCAGGCGAGAAACCATGAAGAGATCTGATATCAG CAGTGGAACGAAATTGGTGGCCGAAAGTGCTCCTCTGACCATTTTCTACGCGGGACAGGTAATAGTGTTTAACGATTTCCCGGCGGACAAGGCCAATGAAATCATGATGCTAGCCAGCAAATCGAGCGCTGCCGCCGCAGAGAACCACCACTTCTCCACCTCCTCTCCGCCCGTTACACCACAAAGCCCAACGGGGTCCGCCACCAGCTTTCCCAATGTTGTCCCGAGTTTAGCCGTGCAGGAGCTTGCTCACCGCACACCGCCGCCGCCGAAGTTTTCTTCCG ATTTACCAATCGCAAGAAAAAATTCACTGGCCCGATTCTTGGAAAAGAGAAAAGCTCG AACTACTGCTACTGAACCATACCCAGCAAGAAAGCCGGCGGCGCCATCGAAGGCAGCTCAAATCAACGAAGCATGGCTGAGATTGGGTCCGCAAGCTTCAATTCCATCTCAAATCAGGCACAATTAA
- the LOC142551914 gene encoding protein TIFY 10A-like isoform X2: MGSSEVVDSSGKRKNFSQTCSLLSQFLKEKGSFGELSLGLSQNSEHKVVPTGTMNLLPIIEKSDKNQALPNPDLNPSNLTSPSNMFHHLANGGRRETMKRSDISGTKLVAESAPLTIFYAGQVIVFNDFPADKANEIMMLASKSSAAAAENHHFSTSSPPVTPQSPTGSATSFPNVVPSLAVQELAHRTPPPPKFSSDLPIARKNSLARFLEKRKARTTATEPYPARKPAAPSKAAQINEAWLRLGPQASIPSQIRHN; this comes from the exons ATGGGCTCGTCGGAAGTCGTGGATTCTTCGGGAAAGAGGAAGAATTTCTCTCAGACCTGTAGCTTGTTGAGTCAGTTCTTGAAGGAGAAGGGCAGCTTTGGGGAACTCAGTCTTGGGTTGTCTCAGAATTCGGAACATAAAG TGGTTCCAACAGGGACGATGAATTTGTTGCCGATTATTGAGAAATCGGATAAGAATCAGGCTCTTCCGAACCCTGATTTGAATCCCAGTAACCTTACCTCGCCGTCGAATATGTTCCACCACCTTGCCAACGGCGGCAGGCGAGAAACCATGAAGAGATCTGATATCAG TGGAACGAAATTGGTGGCCGAAAGTGCTCCTCTGACCATTTTCTACGCGGGACAGGTAATAGTGTTTAACGATTTCCCGGCGGACAAGGCCAATGAAATCATGATGCTAGCCAGCAAATCGAGCGCTGCCGCCGCAGAGAACCACCACTTCTCCACCTCCTCTCCGCCCGTTACACCACAAAGCCCAACGGGGTCCGCCACCAGCTTTCCCAATGTTGTCCCGAGTTTAGCCGTGCAGGAGCTTGCTCACCGCACACCGCCGCCGCCGAAGTTTTCTTCCG ATTTACCAATCGCAAGAAAAAATTCACTGGCCCGATTCTTGGAAAAGAGAAAAGCTCG AACTACTGCTACTGAACCATACCCAGCAAGAAAGCCGGCGGCGCCATCGAAGGCAGCTCAAATCAACGAAGCATGGCTGAGATTGGGTCCGCAAGCTTCAATTCCATCTCAAATCAGGCACAATTAA
- the LOC142551915 gene encoding putative polygalacturonase — protein MVETASPSTSSQPSWWRRWWSPPSPNYLHHQHNRRWIPTVLFSTHKAILAAIWLALLFVVFYWQINAASGRLFSFRRGFAPRKFPRLRPFAFNLTDFGAVGDGVTVNTAAFERAVVAISKLGKRGGGQLNVPPGYWLTAPFNLTSHMTLFLAEDAVILGIDDERYWPLLPPLPSYGSGREHPGPRYGSLIHGQNLKDVVITGHNGTINGQGRAWWKKFRQKLLSHTRGPLVQMMWSSDILISNITLRDSPFWTLHPYDCKNVTIKNVTILSPISEAPNTDGIDPDSCEDMVIEDCYISVGDDAVAIKSGWDQYGIAYGRPSTNILIRNLVVRSMVSAGISIGSEMSGGVSNVTIENVHVWNSRRAVRIKTAPGRGGYVKHITYRNLTFENVRVGIVIKTEYNEHPDEGFDPKAVPRLEDISYTSVHGEGVRVPVRIHGSGDIPIWNVSFQDMSVGITYKKKHIFQCSYVQGRVIGAVFPAPCENLDLYDERGRLVRPSSLAQNMSDVDYDF, from the exons ATGGTGGAGACGGCATCACCATCCACATCAAGCCAGCCATCTTGGTGGCGGAGATGGTGGTCCCCGCCATCCCCTAACTACCTCCACCACCAACACAATCGCCGCTGGATCCCCACCGTTCTTTTCTCGACCCATAAGGCCATTCTGGCAGCAATTTGGCTGGCCCTTTTGTTCGTTGTATTTTATTGGCAGATAAACGCGGCGTCCGGTCGGCTCTTCAGTTTTCGGAGAGGATTTGCTCCGCGGAAGTTCCCTCGGCTACGTCCTTTTGCTTTTAACTTGACAGACTTTGGGGCGGTTGGAGATGGGGTTACTGTGAATACTGCGGCGTTTGAGAGGGCTGTGGTGGCGATTTCGAAGCTCGGGAAGAGGGGTGGAGGTCAACTCAATGTGCCGCCGGGTTATTGGCTTACGGCGCCGTTTAATCTCACGAGTCATATGACTTTATTCCTTGCTGAGGATGCTGTTATTCTTGGCATCGAT GATGAGAGATATTGGCCTCTCTTGCCTCCATTGCCTTCATATGGATCTGGGAGAGAGCATCCAGGCCCTCGATATGGAAGTTTAATCCACGGACAAAATCTCAAAGACGTTGTAATTACAG GTCACAACGGCACAATTAACGGTCAGGGTCGAGCATGGTGGAAGAAGTTTAGGCAAAAGCTTCTTAGTCACACCCGAGGACCACTCGTTCAGATGATGTGGTCTAGCGACATTTTGATTTCTAACATAACATTACGTGATTCTCCTTTCTGGACTTTGCATCCGTATGACTGCAAGAATGTTACAATTAAAAATGTAACCATACTGTCTCCCATCTCTGAAGCTCCCAACACTGATGGCATAGACCCCG ATTCGTGTGAAGATATGGTGATCGAGGACTGTTACATAAGTGTTGGGGATGATGCCGTTGCAATAAAGAGTGGTTGGGATCAATACGGAATCGCTTATGGAAGACCTTCAACAAATATACTCATACGAAACCTCGTTGTTCGCTCCATGGTCAG TGCGGGTATATCAATAGGCAGTGAGATGTCTGGTGGAGTGTCAAATGTCACCATAGAAAATGTCCATGTCTGGAACTCCAGACGAGCTGTTCGGATCAAAACTGCCCCTGGAAGAGGAGGATATGTAAAACACATAACATACAGAAACCTGACGTTCGAGAATGTTCGTGTGGGAATCGTCATCAAGACAGAGTACAACGAACATCCGGACGAGGGATTCGATCCTAAGGCTGTTCCTCGACTGGAAGATATCAGTTACACCTCGGTTCACGGTGAAGGGGTTCGAGTTCCAGTTCGAATACATGGGAGTGGAGATATTCCTATATGGAACGTGAGTTTCCAGGACATGTCTGTGGGGATAACCTATAAAAAGAAACACATTTTCCAGTGTTCTTATGTGCAGGGACGCGTTATAGGGGCTGTGTTCCCCGCTCCCTGTGAAAATTTGGATTTGTACGATGAGAGGGGACGTTTGGTTAGACCATCCTCCCTCGCTCAAAATATGTCAGATGTTGattatgatttttga